The Lentzea guizhouensis genome contains a region encoding:
- a CDS encoding toll/interleukin-1 receptor domain-containing protein has product MVDESKTLYDVFLSYSHAADQLVAPVLRRGLHQLARRWNQIWALRVFRDKESLAANPDLWETIDKALRNSRYFILLASPEAAASPWVTREVEYWRTEREQGTFLIALTDGEIVWNDTAGDFDWTRTTALPPTLRGWFSAEPLWVDLSWARDEPELSLRHSRFRFDIATLAAAVHGKAKEELDSEDVRRYRITTWVRRGVAVALTVLLVAVLGLGTRTILQQQETIELGRQALSRAVAAKSEQIGDSDPELSRLLALAAWRVGGAAEAEAAVYQAAARAGVGRIAIDGSVEAVAFSPDGKRLVTGGRDGARVWDTATRRQIGGTIAGSQGVVQTVQFSPEGKTLLTAGQAPSSGEEPFALLWEAGTGDQLVRPAPGAQVASPRLIGNASISAAFSPDGKNLVLGDPDHGVTLWDVTTEKVLHSVSTPQVDPFDRNAVRPSVAFHPNGSQFAAIGSDGAVRFWDTVSGSQVGDPLPAHPGDTASLVGPVIVFSPDGAVFATGGTDGTIRFWDATTRQPIGAPLTGHTRPDRTSLAQSLAFSSDGRTLAAGSEDGTVRLWDVRTRNLVGTPLSGHTRPVTSVAFSPDGRTLASGARDGTARLWNVAGHLQLARPAIEHSGMLYALAFSPDGKTLATGGDNGETVGNHGSMEACSHNGWGVCYVDGGTVAMIGGGQTVQFYRPPGTRLPPSGPPRTLVLWDVARREAVTALPTADRTPVLTLAFSQDGKTLASGGVQTDERKGTIVWDHANRAPRNDPLTDGLALTRAVAFSPDGQVVVTAGLRLDSKPTEVTFWNSGNHVRLGAVEAGKSVYTVAFSPDGSILATGNDQGEVRLWDTGTRQQIGEGLKGHIGPVGTLTFSPDGKQLASAGEDGVIRLWDVPTAQPAGEPMVGHSGAVYSVAFHPDGRTLASGGGDASVRLWNVKARKQVSASHLGHRQPVRAVAFSPDGKTVASAGEDAVVRFWETSAIDHVPEALCQTAQRTLTQSEWQRHLPGVAFTDVCQAR; this is encoded by the coding sequence GTGTTTCTGTCCTACAGTCACGCGGCGGATCAGTTGGTCGCACCGGTCCTGCGGCGGGGTCTGCATCAATTGGCACGTCGTTGGAATCAGATCTGGGCTTTGCGGGTCTTCCGGGACAAGGAGAGCCTCGCGGCCAATCCGGACTTGTGGGAAACGATCGACAAGGCGCTGCGCAACTCCAGGTACTTCATCCTGCTGGCATCACCGGAAGCCGCAGCCTCACCTTGGGTAACGCGCGAGGTCGAGTACTGGCGGACGGAACGCGAGCAGGGGACGTTCCTCATCGCTCTGACCGACGGTGAGATCGTGTGGAACGACACCGCCGGGGACTTCGACTGGACGAGGACGACCGCGCTACCGCCGACGCTGCGGGGTTGGTTCTCCGCCGAACCTCTGTGGGTCGACCTGTCCTGGGCACGCGACGAGCCGGAACTGTCACTGCGCCATAGCCGCTTCCGGTTCGACATCGCGACGTTGGCGGCTGCGGTCCACGGCAAGGCCAAGGAGGAGTTGGACAGCGAGGACGTCAGGAGGTACCGGATCACGACGTGGGTACGTCGTGGAGTGGCGGTGGCACTGACGGTGCTGCTCGTCGCCGTGCTGGGGCTGGGCACGCGGACGATCCTTCAACAGCAGGAGACCATCGAGCTGGGACGGCAAGCGTTGTCACGTGCCGTAGCGGCGAAGAGTGAACAGATCGGCGACAGCGATCCCGAACTGTCGCGGCTGCTTGCATTGGCGGCGTGGCGAGTCGGCGGGGCGGCGGAGGCCGAAGCAGCCGTGTACCAGGCTGCCGCTCGTGCAGGTGTAGGCCGGATCGCCATCGACGGCAGCGTCGAGGCCGTCGCGTTCAGCCCGGACGGCAAGAGGCTCGTGACCGGTGGTCGCGATGGCGCGCGTGTGTGGGACACGGCCACACGACGGCAGATCGGCGGGACGATCGCCGGCTCGCAAGGCGTTGTGCAGACCGTGCAGTTCAGCCCGGAGGGCAAGACGTTGCTGACCGCAGGTCAAGCGCCGTCTTCCGGCGAAGAGCCGTTCGCGCTGTTGTGGGAGGCCGGAACCGGCGATCAGCTGGTCCGACCGGCTCCGGGAGCACAAGTTGCGTCACCGAGGTTGATCGGCAATGCCTCGATCAGCGCGGCGTTCAGCCCGGACGGCAAGAACTTGGTACTCGGCGATCCAGACCACGGCGTGACGCTTTGGGACGTCACGACCGAGAAGGTCCTCCACAGCGTCAGCACCCCTCAGGTCGACCCGTTCGATCGCAACGCTGTACGTCCGTCGGTGGCCTTTCACCCCAACGGCTCGCAGTTCGCCGCAATCGGCTCGGACGGCGCGGTCCGGTTCTGGGACACAGTCAGCGGATCGCAGGTCGGAGATCCGCTTCCGGCCCACCCCGGCGACACCGCGAGCCTGGTCGGGCCGGTGATCGTGTTCAGCCCGGACGGCGCGGTGTTCGCCACCGGCGGTACCGACGGGACGATTCGGTTCTGGGACGCCACAACCCGCCAGCCGATCGGCGCACCGCTGACCGGCCACACCCGGCCTGATCGCACCTCCCTGGCGCAGTCGCTGGCATTCAGCTCTGACGGGCGCACGCTGGCCGCCGGCAGCGAGGACGGCACGGTGCGGCTGTGGGACGTCCGCACCCGCAACTTGGTGGGCACACCGCTGAGCGGTCACACCCGTCCCGTCACGTCGGTCGCGTTCAGCCCCGACGGTCGGACGCTGGCCAGCGGTGCGCGCGATGGTACGGCCAGACTGTGGAACGTGGCCGGTCACCTCCAGCTCGCCCGCCCCGCGATCGAGCACTCCGGCATGCTGTACGCGCTCGCGTTCAGCCCGGACGGCAAGACGCTGGCCACCGGAGGCGACAACGGTGAGACCGTGGGCAACCACGGCAGCATGGAAGCGTGCAGCCACAACGGTTGGGGCGTGTGCTACGTCGACGGCGGTACTGTCGCCATGATCGGCGGCGGTCAAACGGTGCAGTTCTACCGCCCGCCCGGCACACGGCTGCCCCCTTCCGGACCGCCGCGAACCCTCGTGCTGTGGGACGTCGCGCGCCGCGAAGCGGTGACCGCCCTTCCCACAGCGGACCGCACTCCGGTGCTGACGCTGGCGTTCAGCCAGGACGGCAAGACGCTGGCCTCCGGAGGCGTGCAAACCGACGAGCGCAAAGGCACGATTGTGTGGGACCACGCCAACCGCGCTCCGCGGAACGACCCGCTGACCGACGGATTGGCGTTGACACGGGCCGTGGCGTTCAGCCCGGACGGCCAGGTCGTCGTGACCGCAGGCCTGAGACTGGACAGCAAGCCGACGGAAGTCACGTTCTGGAACAGCGGGAACCACGTGCGGCTCGGCGCCGTAGAAGCCGGCAAGAGCGTGTACACGGTGGCGTTCAGCCCCGACGGGTCGATCCTCGCCACCGGTAACGACCAAGGCGAGGTCCGGCTCTGGGACACCGGTACGAGACAACAGATCGGTGAGGGCCTCAAAGGTCATATCGGACCGGTCGGCACGCTGACCTTCAGCCCGGACGGCAAGCAACTGGCCAGTGCCGGCGAGGACGGGGTGATCCGACTCTGGGACGTTCCCACCGCGCAGCCGGCGGGCGAACCGATGGTCGGGCACTCAGGCGCGGTGTACTCCGTCGCGTTCCACCCGGACGGCCGAACATTGGCCAGCGGCGGCGGGGACGCCTCGGTGCGGCTGTGGAACGTCAAGGCACGCAAGCAGGTCAGCGCATCACACCTCGGCCACCGACAACCCGTTCGCGCGGTCGCCTTCAGCCCCGACGGCAAGACCGTGGCCAGCGCCGGCGAAGACGCAGTCGTCCGCTTCTGGGAAACCAGTGCCATCGACCACGTCCCGGAAGCGCTGTGCCAGACCGCACAGCGCACCCTCACCCAGAGCGAGTGGCAACGACACCTGCCCGGAGTAGCGTTCACAGACGTGTGCCAGGCACGGTGA